A genomic segment from Clostridia bacterium encodes:
- a CDS encoding DUF4332 domain-containing protein, whose product MMSYYVNAEKINLNELRKRIEDTDLVPSRSCLLEDISSRFEALKENGYVTFADLRSALKNAKNIPSISEKTGIPSEYLALLRREIESYFPKPFPISSFDWLPEIDIEKLEKQGYKNTALLFDALNPPEKREELQTALGISHQVIDELSRLVNLTRIQWTSPTAARMLVDVGYYDAKSVSEADADIMCNELDKVNKDSNYFKGKIGLRDIKRWIHAASYVS is encoded by the coding sequence ATGATGAGTTATTATGTCAATGCTGAAAAGATAAATCTTAATGAGTTGCGGAAAAGGATTGAGGATACCGATTTGGTTCCAAGTCGCAGTTGTCTACTGGAAGATATTAGTAGTCGTTTTGAGGCATTAAAAGAGAACGGATATGTTACGTTTGCGGATTTGCGCAGCGCTTTGAAAAACGCAAAAAATATCCCCTCAATTTCAGAAAAAACGGGTATACCATCCGAATATCTAGCATTGCTCAGACGGGAAATAGAAAGCTATTTCCCAAAACCGTTTCCAATTAGTTCATTCGACTGGCTTCCGGAAATAGATATTGAGAAACTGGAAAAGCAGGGGTATAAGAATACCGCTTTACTTTTTGACGCACTTAATCCTCCAGAAAAAAGAGAAGAATTGCAAACTGCTCTTGGAATCAGTCATCAAGTTATTGATGAGCTTTCCCGTCTTGTGAATCTCACAAGAATACAGTGGACTAGCCCAACGGCGGCGAGAATGCTGGTCGATGTCGGCTATTATGACGCAAAAAGCGTATCCGAGGCGGATGCGGACATAATGTGCAACGAACTGGATAAAGTAAACAAGGATAGTAATTACTTCAAAGGAAAAATTGGGCTTAGGGATATCAAGCGATGGATTCACGCCGCATCCTACGTTTCGTGA